Proteins from one Akkermansiaceae bacterium genomic window:
- the glmS gene encoding glutamine--fructose-6-phosphate transaminase (isomerizing) produces the protein MCGIVGYIGKADAASVLINGLRRLEYRGYDSAGLAILDDDRVMVTKAPGKVAILKDKTRISWTPELMQRASIGIAHTRWATHGPPTEANAHPHLDQSEEIALVHNGIIENYRALRARLEGKGHHFYSETDTEVLAHLIGDCDKGDLFQAVTDALHQVEGTFGIAVLSAREPDRIITARRGSPIVIGVGDGETIIASDASAIVAHTKRVIYLDDNDIAIVTGDSVEIRDLNNVPVTREIAELGIDAAAAEKGGFEHFMLKEIHEQPDALSNTIRGRLDLDIGSAVLSGMATSPRELAELSRVVLVGCGTSLHAGLVGEYAFEDMADVHAEVEQAAEFRYRNPLLGSRDFVVAISQSGETADTLAAVREARQKGAFVMSLCNVVGSTIARETGRGVYLHAGPEISVASTKAFTSQVAVLLMMALKLGRGRRVSRDEGIRFAREIESIPSLVSKVIAQSDRIEAIAKEYSANEHAFFIGRGPMYPVALEGALKLKEISYIHAEGYHAAELKHGPIALLQEGTPVIALAVDIPGKDKTLGNVEECRARGAKILGIISEGDHETAEAMDDYIAIPRTHPLVSTVPAVVALQLFSYFVAKHRGCEIDQPRNLAKSVTVE, from the coding sequence ATGTGTGGCATTGTCGGATACATCGGAAAGGCGGACGCCGCCTCCGTCCTCATCAACGGCCTGCGCCGTCTGGAATACCGTGGCTATGACTCCGCCGGTCTGGCGATCCTGGACGACGACCGGGTGATGGTCACCAAGGCTCCGGGCAAGGTCGCCATCCTCAAGGACAAGACCCGTATCTCATGGACGCCGGAACTGATGCAGCGCGCGAGCATCGGTATCGCCCACACCCGCTGGGCGACCCACGGCCCGCCCACCGAGGCCAACGCCCACCCGCACCTCGACCAGTCGGAGGAAATCGCACTGGTCCACAACGGCATCATCGAGAACTACCGCGCGTTGCGTGCCCGCCTGGAGGGGAAGGGGCACCATTTCTACTCGGAGACGGACACCGAGGTGCTGGCACATCTCATCGGCGACTGTGACAAGGGCGACCTGTTCCAGGCCGTGACGGACGCGCTCCACCAGGTGGAGGGGACCTTCGGCATCGCCGTGCTGTCGGCCCGGGAGCCGGACCGCATCATCACCGCCCGCCGTGGCAGCCCGATCGTGATTGGCGTGGGTGATGGCGAGACGATCATCGCGTCGGACGCCTCCGCCATCGTCGCCCACACCAAGCGGGTGATCTACCTGGATGACAATGACATCGCCATCGTCACCGGAGACTCCGTGGAGATCCGTGACCTCAACAACGTGCCGGTGACGCGGGAGATCGCGGAACTGGGCATCGACGCCGCAGCGGCGGAGAAGGGCGGTTTCGAACATTTCATGCTCAAGGAAATCCACGAGCAACCGGACGCGCTCTCCAACACCATCCGCGGACGCCTGGATCTGGACATCGGCTCGGCCGTGCTTTCCGGCATGGCAACCTCGCCGCGTGAACTGGCGGAGCTGAGCCGCGTGGTGCTCGTCGGCTGCGGCACCTCCCTGCACGCCGGTCTGGTCGGCGAATATGCCTTCGAGGACATGGCGGATGTGCATGCCGAAGTGGAGCAGGCGGCGGAATTCCGCTACCGGAACCCGCTGCTGGGCAGCCGCGACTTCGTGGTGGCCATTTCCCAATCCGGGGAAACCGCGGACACGCTGGCGGCGGTGCGCGAGGCACGCCAGAAAGGCGCGTTCGTGATGAGCCTCTGCAACGTGGTGGGCTCCACCATCGCCCGTGAGACGGGGCGCGGGGTGTATCTCCACGCCGGTCCGGAAATCTCCGTGGCATCGACCAAGGCATTCACCTCCCAGGTGGCGGTGCTGCTGATGATGGCGCTCAAGCTTGGCCGTGGTCGCCGCGTTTCCCGTGACGAAGGCATCCGCTTCGCCCGTGAGATCGAGTCGATCCCGTCGCTCGTCAGCAAGGTCATCGCGCAGAGCGACCGCATCGAGGCGATTGCCAAGGAATACAGCGCGAACGAGCATGCTTTCTTCATCGGCCGTGGCCCGATGTATCCGGTGGCGCTGGAAGGCGCGCTGAAGCTCAAGGAAATCTCCTACATCCACGCGGAGGGTTACCACGCGGCGGAGCTCAAGCACGGACCGATCGCCCTCCTCCAGGAAGGCACTCCGGTGATCGCGCTGGCAGTGGACATCCCCGGCAAGGACAAAACCCTTGGCAACGTCGAGGAGTGCCGCGCGCGCGGTGCGAAGATTCTCGGCATCATCAGCGAAGGCGACCATGAAACCGCAGAGGCCATGGACGACTACATCGCCATCCCACGCACCCATCCGCTGGTCTCCACGGTGCCCGCCGTGGTGGCGCTGCAGTTGTTCTCCTACTTCGTCGCGAAACACCGCGGCTGCGAGATTGACCAGCCGCGGAACCTGGCGAAGAGCGTGACGGTGGAGTGA